In Stigmatopora argus isolate UIUO_Sarg chromosome 10, RoL_Sarg_1.0, whole genome shotgun sequence, the following proteins share a genomic window:
- the guca1c gene encoding guanylyl cyclase-activating protein 3 — translation MGAYGSNLDDILEEDMHHWYTKFMRESPSGLITLFELKSMLEMTGMTEEASGYVDQVFFTFDMDGDGYIDFVEYIAAISLLLKGEVNQKLKWYFKLFDQDGNGKIDKDEMETIFKAIQDITRSYEIPPEEIVTLIYERIDVNGEGELTLEEFISGAKEHADIMEMLTKMMDLTHVLEIIIMGQRKTAH, via the exons ATGGGGGCATACGGCTCCAACCTGGACGACATCCTGGAGGAGGACATGCACCACTGGTACACCAAGTTCATGCGCGAGTCGCCGTCGGGCCTCATCACGCTCTTCGAGCTCAAGTCCATGCTGGAGATGACCGGCATGACGGAGGAGGCCAGCGGCTACGTGGATCAGGTCTTCTTCACCTTCGACATGGACGGC GACGGCTACATCGACTTCGTGGAGTACATCGCCGCCATCAGCCTGCTCCTCAAGGGGGAAGTCAACCAGAAGCTCAAGTGGTACTTTAAACTCTTCGACCAGGACGGCAACGGAAAAATCGACAAGGACGAGATGGAAACCATCTTCAAG GCCATTCAAGACATCACCAGGAGCTACGAAATCCCCCCCGAAGAGATCGTCACGCTCATCTACGAGAGGATCGACGTCAACGGCGAAG GCGAGCTGACCTTGGAGGAGTTCATCAGCGGCGCAAAGGAGCACGCCGACATCATGGAGATGCTGACCAAGATGATGGACCTCACCCACGTGCTAGAGATCATCATCATGGGACAACGCAAGACGGCTCACTGA
- the ndufc2 gene encoding NADH dehydrogenase [ubiquinone] 1 subunit C2 — MAWIPDEAKGLPPPGIVNRSSVWLGFVGWCTAVLQNAINHRPPIKSGVHRQVLMSTVGWFIGYHLTKKENYVNAKLDRDMMEYIKLHPEDFAPKEKKTFAEILEPFNPVR; from the exons ATGGCCTGGATTCCGGACGAGGCCAAGGGTCTTCCACCGCCCGGCATCGTCAACCGAAGCTCGGTGTGGCTCGGCTTCGTGGGCTGGTGCACGGCCGTGCTCCAAAACGCCATCAACCACCGGCCGCCGATAAAGTCAG GAGTTCATCGGCAGGTGCTGATGTCGACTGTGGGCTGGTTCATCGGCTACCACCTGACCAAAAAGGAAAATTACGTGAATGCTAAACTGGACCGAGACATGATGGAGTACATCAAACTGCACCCTGAAGACTTTGCACCAAAgg AAAAGAAGACCTTTGCCGAAATCCTAGAGCCTTTTAATCCTGTGCGCTGA
- the supt5h gene encoding transcription elongation factor SPT5, producing MSDSDNSDFSDNQSDRSSDGEAEEVDENEEETASPVGSDKVAEEEGEDLDDEYDEEEEEDDEDRPRKKPRHGGFILDEADVDDEYEDEEDQWEEGAEDILEKEEAEVSNIDHVVLDEDHSGSRRLQNLWRDSREEALGEYYMRKYAKSSGGEHYSGGSEELSDDITQQQLLPGVKDPNLWTVKCKIGEERATAFALMRKFIAYQFTDTPLQIKSVVAPDHVKGYIYVESFKQSHVKAAIEGIGNLRMGLWKQQMVPIKEMTDVLKVVKEVTNLKPKSWVRLKRGLYKDDIAQVDYVEPSQNTISLKMIPRIELDRIKAKMSLKDWYAKRKKFKRPAQRLFDAEKIRSLGGEVSHDGDFMIFEANRYSRKGFLFKSFAMSAVITDGVKPTLSELEKFEDQPEGIDLEVVTESGKEREHNLQAGDNVEVCEGELINLQGRILSVDGNKITIMPKHEDLKDPLEFPAQELKKYFRMGDHVKVIAGRYEGDTGLIVRVEENFVILFSDLTMHELKVLPRDLQLCSETASGVDAGGQHEWGELVQLDPQTVGVIVRLERETFQVLNMHGKVLTVRHQAVNRKKDNRFAVALDSEQNNIHVKDIVKVIDGPHSGREGEIRHLFRGFAFLHCKKLVENGGMFVCKTRHLVLAGGSKPRDVTNFTVGGFAPMSPRISSPMHHGGGGGAQQRGGGGGGMGRGRGRRDNELIGQTVRISQGPYKGYIGVVKDATESTARVELHSTCQTISVDRQRLTTMGAQKHTGMTSTHGRTPMYGSGSRTPMCGSQTPLHDGSRTPHSGSQTPLHDGSRTPGQSGAWDPSNPNTPSRNDEEYDFAYDDEPSPSPQGYGGASNPQTPGYPEAPSPPVNNTFNPQTPGTPAMYNTEQYSPYAVPSPPGSYQPSPSPQSYHQVAPSPVGFQNTHSPASYHPTPSPMAYQASPSPSPVGYSPMTPGAPSPGGYNPHTPGSNIEQGGSDWVTTDILVRVKDAFMDLMGQTGVIRSVTGGMCSVFMQESEKVVSVSGDHLEPVTPTKNDKVKVILGEHREATGTLLSIDGDDGIVRKVLDNQLMILNLRFLGCLGH from the exons ATGTCTGACAGCGACAACAGCGACTTCTCTGATAACCAGAGCGACCGCAGCAGTGACGGAGAAGCCGAAGAGGTGGACGAGAACGAG GAGGAAACGGCCAGCCCGGTCGGCAGCGACAAAGTGGCCGAGGAGGAGGGCGAGGACCTGGACGACGAGTacgatgaagaggaggaggaagacgacgaGGACCGTCCTCGAAAAAAGCCGCGGCACGGGGGCTTCATTCTGGACGAAGCCG aTGTGGATGACGAATATGAAGATGAGGAGGACCAGTGGGAGGAAGGAGCTGAAGACATCCTGGAGAAAG AGGAAGCTGAAG TGTCCAACATCGACCACGTGGTTCTGGACGAAGATCATTCCGGCTCCAGGAGGCTCCAGAACCTGTGGAG AGACTCCCGTGAGGAGGCGCTGGGCGAATACTACATGCGGAAGTACGCCAAGTCTTCAGGGGGGGAGCA CTACTCCGGCGGCTCCGAGGAGCTCTCCGATGACATCACCCAGCAGCAGCTGCTTCCCGGCGTCAA GGATCCCAATTTGTGGACCGTCAAGTGCAAGATCGGGGAAGAGAGAGCAACTGCCTTTGCGCTGATGAGGAAGTTCATCGCCTATCAGTTCACGGACACG CCCCTCCAGATCAAGTCGGTGGTGGCCCCGGATCACGTCAAGGGCTACATCTACGTGGAGTCCTTCAAGCAGAGCCACGTGAAGGCCGCCATCGAGGGCATCGGCAACCTGCGCATGGGCTTGTGGAAACAGCAGATGGTGCCCATCAAGGAGATGACCGACGTCCTCAAGGTGGTCAAGGAGGTCACCAATCTCAAGCCCAAGTCCTGGGTCAGGCTCAAGCGAGGCCTCTACAAAGACGACATTGCCCAG GTGGACTACGTGGAGCCCAGTCAGAACACCATCTCGCTCAAGATGATCCCTCGCATCGAATTGGACCGCATCAAAGCCAAGATGAGCCTG AAAGACTGGTACGCCAAGAGGAAGAAGTTCAAGAGGCCCGCTCAGAGGCTTTTCGACGCCGAAAAAATCAG GTCGCTGGGAGGCGAGGTCAGTCACGACGGCGACTTCATGATCTTCGAGGCCAATCGCTACAGTCGCAAGGGATTCCTGTTTAAGAGCTTCGCCATGTCGGCCGTG ATCACGGACGGCGTCAAGCCCACGCTGTCCGAGCTGGAGAAGTTTGAAGACCAACCGGAAGGAATCGACTTGGAGGTGGTGACCGAATCAG GCAAGGAGCGCGAGCACAACCTTCAGGCCGGCGACAACGTGGAGGTCTGCGAGGGCGAGTTGATCAACCTGCAGGGAAGGATCCTCAGCGTGGACGGCAACAAGATCACCATCATGCCCAAGCACGAAGACCTCAAG GACCCCCTGGAGTTTCCGGCTCAAGAGTTAAAGAAATACTTCCGCATGGGCGACCACGTGAAAGTGATCGCCGGCCGCTACGAAGGCGACACGGGGCTCATCGTTCGCGTGGAGGAGAACTTTGTCATCCTCTTCTCTGACCTCACCATGCACGAG CTGAAGGTGCTGCCCAGAGATCTGCAGCTCTGCTCGGAGACGGCGTCCGGGGTGGACGCGGGGGGCCAGCACGAATGGGGGGAGCTGGTCCAGCTCGACCCGCAGACGGTCGGCGTCATCGTGCGTCTGGAGAGGGAAACCTTCCAG GTGTTGAACATGCACGGCAAGGTGCTGACGGTGCGCCACCAGGCGGTCAACCGCAAGAAGGACAACCGCTTTGCCGTGGCCTTGGACTCGGAGCAGAACAACATCCACGTCAAAGACATCGTCAAAGTCATCGACGGGCCGCACTCG GGCCGCGAAGGCGAGATCCGCCACCTCTTCCGAGGCTTCGCCTTCCTTCACTGCAAGAAGCTGGTGGAGAACGGAGGAATGTTTGTGTGCAAGACCCGCCACTTGGTCCTGGCCGGGGGCTCCAAG CCCAGGGACGTGACCAACTTCACGGTGGGCGGCTTCGCTCCCATGAGCCCTCGCATCAGCAGCCCCATGCatcacggcggcggcggcg GCGCTCAGCAGCGAGGGGGTGGCGGAGGCGGGATGGGGCGGGGCCGAGGACGACGAGACAACGAGCTGATCGGACAGACGGTCCGCATCTCGCAGGGTCCATACAAAG GTTACATCGGCGTGGTGAAGGACGCCACGGAGTCCACGGCCCGAGTGGAGCTTCACTCCACCTGTCAGACCATCTCCGTGGACCGACAGCGCTTGACCACCAT GGGTGCCCAGAAACACACCGGCATGACCTCCACCCACGGTCGCACGCCCATGTACGGCTCGGGCTCCCGGACGCCCATGTGCGGCTCTCAGACGCCGCTGCACGACG GAAGCCGAACGCCTCACAGCGGCTCGCAGACGCCGCTCCACGACGGCAGCAGGACGCCCGGTCAGAGCGGCGCCTGGGACCCCAGCAACCCCAACACGCCGTCCAG GAACGACGAGGAGTACGACTTCGCCTACGACGACGAGCCGTCGCCCTCGCCTCAGGGTTACGGGGGCGCGTCCAATCCGCAGACGCCGGGCTACCCGGAAGCCCCGTCCCCGCCGGTCAACAATACGTTCAACCCTCAGACGCCCGGCACGCCCGCCAT GTACAACACGGAGCAATATTCTCCCTACGCCGTGCCCTCGCCCCCGGGCTCCTACCAGCCCAGCCCGAGTCCGCAGAGCTACCACCAGGTGGCGCCCTCGCCCGTGGGCTTCCAGAACACGCACTCGCCCGCCAGCTACCACCCGACGCCGTCGCCCATGGCCTATCAG GCCAGCCCGAGCCCCAGCCCCGTGGGCTACAGCCCCATGACGCCCGGAGCGCCCTCCCCGGGCGGCTACAACCCTCACACGCCGGGCTCCAACATCGAGCAGGGCGGCAGCGACTGGGTGACCACCGACATCCTGGTGCGGGTCAAGGACGCCTTCATGGACCTGATGGGCCAGACGGGTGTCATCCGGAGCGTTACG GGCGGCATGTGCTCCGTGTTCATGCAGGAGTCGGAGAAGGTGGTGAGCGTCAGCGGCGACCACCTGGAGCCCGTCACGCCCACCAAGAACGACAAG GTCAAGGTAATTTTGGGAGAGCACCGCGAGGCCACGGGCACGCTCCTGAGCATCGACGGAGACGACGGCATCGTCCGCAAAGTCCTCGACAACCAGCTGATGATCCTGAACTTGAGGTTTTTGGGCTGTCTGGGCCACTGA
- the triap1 gene encoding TP53-regulated inhibitor of apoptosis 1 translates to MNSVGEACTELKREYDQCFNRWFADKFLKGERGAEPCEDSFRLYQRCVQKAIKDKDIPVDGLDFMGPNKDKPES, encoded by the coding sequence ATGAACAGCGTGGGAGAAGCTTGCACGGAACTCAAACGGGAGTACGACCAATGTTTCAACCGGTGGTTCGCCGACAAGTTCCTCAAGGGGGAGCGCGGCGCCGAGCCGTGCGAGGACAGCTTCCGACTGTACCAGCGGTGCGTGCAGAAGGCCATCAAGGACAAGGACATCCCGGTGGACGGCCTGGACTTCATGGGCCCCAACAAGGACAAGCCCGAGAGCTGA